The genomic window TTGCAACGCCTAACTTCGATCCCGCTGAAATCATCAAGAAGAATATCTACGTCACCTACTGGAGGGCCTGCCTGAAGCATTTGACGATAGTAAATAGAAAACCTAAGTCAGAGGATGCGGAAAGGTCCTCGAGAATCCTTAAGAATTTGGAGTTTCGAGTGAGCGCGGTCTGGGCTCCCAAAACAGGTTCAAGCGCCATCTCCATCCCCTGCGCCGAGGAGGACAAGATCACTTTCCGCGAGTTTATCATCGAGCGAAAGCAGTCTGATGCGAGCGAGAGCAAAGAGGCAAAAAGCAGCCTGGCCGAGCCTAGCCCCGACACTCCAGAGCAGGGCGAAGCCGCCGGGAAGCCCGCCGATCAAAAGGCGGCGGAAGGGGCATAAATTATGGCGTTTAATGGCATTTTTCCTAGTCATAGTGTGTCATTACGTCATCATTATTTCCCCTCGGAGAATCACGCCCAAAACCATCAAAAATTTAGCGTAAAAATCCCAGGCCAAACCTGGCACACTCCCCCTTTGATTTTGTTTCGACACTTTTGGTCTTTATGGCCCAAATTTTTCATTCGACACTATTTAGGGCAACATGGATAAAAACCAAGCCGAAGAAGAAAACTTGACCATTAGCGACTCCGACCGCAGGCTCTGGGACCTCTTTGTTTTTGCCAAGCGCATCCTGAGCTATGACAAGATCACCAAGCTCCACATGGGTTGGTTCAAGGCGCTCTTGGACAGCCAGTTCCTGCTGCTCTTGGCCCCGCGCGGACACCTCAAGTCAACGGTAGCCACGACCTGTTATCCGTTATGGAGGCTGACCCAGGATCAGAACCTAAGGGTTTTGATAGTCAATGAAACCCTGGATCAGGCCAGAAAGTTTTTAGGGCAGATTAAAGACCACATTCTTTTCAATGAAATCTTCCGTGAGCGCTATGGGGCCTGGGACATGGCCGCCACTAAATGGACTGAGAACTCGGTGGTCATCCCCAGAACCAAAATCCTTAAGGAACCCAGTCTCGCCTGCGGAGGGGTGCTGGGCAACCTTGTTTCTCTCCATAACGATCTCATCATCCTGGACGATCCAGTATCGAACAACAACTCCCTGACGCCTCACATGAGGGATAAACTCCTGGGCTGGTTCACCAACGTCATCCTGCCCGCTCTTGAGCCGGACGGGCAATTGATCTTAGTTGGAACCCGCTGGCAAGCCCAGGACCTTTACGGCCATATCCTGGAGAGCCCTGGATTTTCTCACTGGGCCAAGATCGTCCAGTCCGCCGAATGGCGGGATGAAGAGGGGAGCCGCTGTCTTTTGTTTCCCGAGCGCTTTACCCCGGAGAAGCTCGATCAGCTCAAAGGCGCAATGGGGACCGCGAGTTACTACTGCCAAATGCTAAACGACGTATCCGGCCAGGAGGGATCGGATTTTAAGATCGAGTGGCTCCGCGCAGGCCGCTATGTGGAGAGGCCCAAAGACGCCAACATCTACATCGGCGTTGATTTAGCGGCTGGCAGCGACGAATCCCATTCCAAGTTCGCCTACGCCGTAATCGCCATCCCCAAAGGCGAGAAGGACGCCTACGTTCTGGACGCGCAAAAGATGTCCATTAAGTTTCCCGAGCAGGTAAAAACGATCAAGATGCTCCACCGCGTCCACAAGCCGACCATCATGGGAATCGAGGCCAACGCCTATCAGCAGTCCATGCTTCAGGTTTTACGGGTGGATGAGGAAACCGCCAGGCTCAATATCAAGGGCATCACTACCCAGGGAGACAAGCAAAGGCGCATACGGGGGCTGGCCGTTCTTTTTGAAAACGGGGCCATCCGGCTTCCCAATGATCTGACCGATCTTGAAACGGAGCTTTTGCATTTTCCCAAAGGCAATGATGATTTGCTTGACGCGCTTTGGCTCGCCTTGGAGGCTTTCCATGAGCAGAAGACAGAACCCAAGATATATTTTGTGGATGACTTGGCATGAGAGAAGAAACCGTTGGGTATAGCGAAAACACCGTTTATATTGCGTGCCTCGTTTGCGGCGCGCTTAACCCAGATAGCGAAACTAAATGTGAAAGCTGCGGGCACTGCTTGAGGTGCGAAGGATAATCTGATGGGACTGCGAGAAAAAATCATCAAGGCTCTTTTGGGAAGCGTGATCCAGGAGGAAATTAAAAAATCCTCCAAGCAGATCGTTTCCCATGTTCCCGGCATATCTCTTAGCGAAGGCGTCCTACCGGACATTGACTTTGAAATTTTCAATCAAATGTACGAGCAGACCTCCTGGGTGCGGGCCGTGGTAAGCGTCATCTGCAAGGCGGTGACTGCCAGGGGCTACGCGATTCTCCCAGCTAAGCCCAATGCTGATTCTAAAAATGCCGAGATTCTTCAGGAGTTTTTCGCCAACTGCAATCCCAACGACACGCTGGTGGAGATATTAGACGACCTGGCCCGCGACGTTTACGTCTTTGGCAACGCGTTCCTGGAGGTGGTCTATGGCCCCAATGGAAAGCCAAGAGAGATGTGGAGTCTGGATGCCACCAACATGCGGGTCAAGGCGGATGATCACGGCGCGATTATGGGATATCTCCAGATCCCCAGGTTTGCTACGTCAAGAAGCCAGTCGGGGAAGGTCGAGTTCGCGCCCAAAGAGGTGATTCACTTCAAGCTGGGAACCAAGGGGGCTACCCTTTACGGCCTTTCCCCGCTGGCTTCCCTCATCTTGCCCATCACAGTGGATAAATACGCCCAGGTCTATAACCGCGCTTTCTTTGTCAATGGAGCCAAGATCAGGGGAGCCATCATCATGAAAGACGCCACGCCTGAGCAGGTGGAAAGAAATCAGGAGTACATGAAAGCCCGAGCTCAAAACCCGGACCTGTCCCATTCCGATCTGGTGCTTGAAGGCGATATCGAGTTCAAACAAATCAGCACCAACCAAAAGGACATGGAGTTCTTGGAGCTGCGGGAATTTACCCGCAATGAAATCCTGGCCGTCTACGGCGTGCCTCCAGGCAAAGTCTCGATTATTGAGACCGGCAACATCGGAGCTGGCACCGGCGAGCATCAAACCCAAACTTTTTACGAGGAAACCATCCTGCCCTTCCAGATGCGGGTGGCTGAGAAAATCACCAAGCACGTCATCAGACAGGGATTTGGAATAACCGACTGGGCCTTCCAATTCAACAAGCGCTCAATTGATGAGAAGGATCAGGCTGAGATTTTCAACATCTACCTTCAAAACGGCGTGTTCAGCCCGGAAGAGGTGCGCCGTCTCGTGGCTCCCAGGATGCCGGAGATGCAGAAATCCCTAAACGATGATGGGGCTCATGAGATCGAGAAAGCAAAACTCAAGCCCAGCGAAACCATTGTCAACGCGACCAAGGATGTCGTGGCTATCGAGAATAGGTTCGCGGCTGCCCTTGAGAGGTTTTTCCGGGATACAAAAGCGGCCTTAGCGGCGCGGATTGGTCAGTTGCGGCCGCGATCTATATTGCCGAAGCTCAGTAGCATAAGCCTGCCGATCAAAGACGTGGATATCCCCTATCGGGACATGATCCTGCGGTCAGCGGATTTTCCAGAAGAAGCCAAGCAGCTGGATGAACTCGAAGTTTTGCTTGAGCTTATCGACAAGGGAAGGATTGCCAGGCTTCTGGAGAAGTTTTCTCTGGAGGCCGCGCAAAAAGGCCTTAAGCTTTCCGCGCGCAGAGCAAGTCTGGAGGACGTGGAAGAGCTGACCCAGGCTCTTGAGGAGAGCTTGAAAAACAACGCCGCTGCCCTGGCTGGCCATGTTTCCGAAGCTTTGAAGGCCGGCTTGAGACAGTCATTGATCGAAGGGATTGCGGCCAGCGACACTATTCCTCAGCTCATGCGCCGCATCGAAAGCCAGATGGACTCTGTGGCCACGGTCAGCGCTGGATGCCCAGGGCAATGTTTTAAGGGCCGGACACACACGTTCGATGGAGCGATCAACGGTTGCGGAGATTATCGCCCGCACAGAGGCCAACCGAGCCTTCAACGAAGGCAATCTCGACGCTTTGAGGCAAGCCGAGGTTGAACGTGTGAGGTGGCTTCTCGCCTCGGATGCCTGCCCTCAGTGCGTAGCCGCGGCCGAGATCATCGCTGGAAATAAGCTGGGCAAGGTGCTTTCAATTGACGACGCGTCGGGACAAATTCCAGTGCATCCAAATTGCCGCTGCACCTGGATAACGGAGGTGGAACAGTGAACGCGATAGAAACGTTAAAGATAAATTTAGCGGAACACGGGAATCTCTTCCAGGTTGACAGCCTGGATAAACTCTCCGACCAGGAGCTTTTATCAATGGATTTTATCCTGTACCGGGTATGGGAGTTCAAAAGAAAAGGGCACGGGGTCTTCTTGGATGGCGAAGACTGGGATTTTGAGGATATGGTCGCGTCTCACGCCCATGTCCGGCAAGAAATGAACAAGCGCGCCCTGCGGCATCTAATTCAGGATGAACTGGACGACCAGACCCAGCCTTTAATCCGTGAGGCCACGGAAAAACAGGAAGGGCGAACTGGAACAATCGTCCAGACCATCATCCTTGATAAGAAGGTCTTCTCCACCGAGGCTGAGGCAAAGCACTGGGCCGAGGATCACGGTTTCCGGACCGACAAGGTCGATGAGACAGAAAACTCCTTTCGTTTCAGGCAGAGTGATCCTGACGATTTCGACCCGGACGGCTTCGGCCAGGGGGAACGGTTCAGGACTATCCATCTCACCGATGGCGTCCAGGCCGTTATCGGTTTCCTGAATGAGAAATCGGCAGATGCGGTCGGGGAAGGCGTTGAGGATTTGGATGTGGCCTTCTTTAACCCTTTCCATGATGACCAGGGCCGTTTTTCTTCCGGCTCCGGCGGTGGTTCAGGCGGCAGCGCACATGGGGGCGCGAAGGGCGGCGAGGTTTCAGAATTAAGAATTGAGAGCGGCAAAATCAGCGGCAAGCCTAGGATCAATCCACGAGAGATCGCAAGCATAGTCAAAAAGCAAACGTCAGTAATTCCCAAAACATATCTCCAAGGCATAAAAAAAGTGGAAGCCTCGGATACTGAAATAGAAGTATTCAGGGAATTGGGGATGAAACGGGAAGCGGAGAGAATGAAAAATCGAGTTCTTGGAACCTACAATAAGAAAACCCGCGAGATATGGATGAACCCATTCGCCTCAGCCAAAGGGCATCTAGTTGCGAAAACCGTCACGCACGAGGTCGGTCACCATGTTTGGAACAGATTTTTGTCGCCAAGCCAACAGAATGCCTGGATAGGCGTTTCGCGCGCCAAAGAACGCAGGGTGACGAGATATGCGCGAACCAGCCCGCAAGAGCATTTTTCCGAATCGTTCGCTTTTTACTATAGCGGCAGATCCACCCGGCAGTTTTTGGCTGCCACAAATCCGTCGGCTTCAAAATTCTTTGAGAAACACGGAAAGCCGTTTATTAAATTCCTTGTGGATACTGAAATTTCTAAGAGTGAATTTACCTTGCCCGAGGAACTGGAAATTTTGGTCGTAGACGAAACGCTGCCAGGAAGACCTGATGCCATTGAGACCATCGCTCAAAATGCCGCTGATTTTATTGACGAGTTTATAGCTGATCTGGCTTGGCGCGGCGAGGCGATGATTGAGACTTCCGAGGAATTTGAGAGGCTAAAATCCGAATTATCGAAGCAATTAAAAAAAGCGCTGGGGGCGATCTCTGAGGAAAGTGCTAACTCTTCTGATCGATCATCAATTATTTTTGAAGATAAAACTGCTGATGATGTGGACAAAGGCGTTCGTCAAGCCTTCGGCTCCTACGGCGGAAAACGGTTCCTGGCTCACAGGATCGCCTCCTACATCCCGCACCACCGCACCTATGTTGAGCCTTTCGCGGGCGGTGCGGCCGTGCTCTACGCAAAGGACCCATCGCCCCAGGAGGTCTTAAACGACCGCGATCCAGAGATCGCCTTCATGCACCGCTTTATTCGGAATCACAGCGCGGAGGATCGGGCGGCGCTGGCCAGGCGCGATTGGGTGATCCGTAAGGAGACCCATGAACGCTTGAAGGAGATGAAGCCCGATAGCGACCGGGACCGCTTTTACAAGTCCTTCTATCTCACCCGATCCTCATACGGCAAACAGCGCGGCGGCTCATTTAACCCCGCCAACGCCGGGGTTCGCATCGACTTTCCGGCCAACATCGAACGGGCGCAGGCGCGGCTCAAGAACGTCGCGGTCAGCAACAAGGATTACCGCGAGATTTTGAAGGAGCATGACAGCCCAGAGACCTTTTTTTACATGGACCCGCCTTACCCCGGAAAGTTCAACCTTTTTGATTTTGGTTTCAAGGAGGAGGAATTCCTAAAGGCGGTCAAAGGGCTCAAGGCTCATTGGATTATTTCCTACCCGGTGGAAAACGCTGAAGTTTTCAAGGGTTTCAACGTCTATAGAGTCAAGCGCAGAAACCAGATGAAGGGTCCGGGCGGCAACCAGGAGTGGGTGACCGAACTCCTTGTCTCAAACTTCCCGCTTAAGCCTCTGCATCTTTACATTGAGAAAGAACTGGACCCAACGCCCGAGGGTCTGGAAGCCGAAGCGCCGGAACTGCTGCCGCAGATTGAGCAGGAACCAGAGTTGGAGAAGGTCCAGGCCGCGTTCAAAAGCCCTGGCGGCAAGTACAGGCTCTATAAGAAAATCATCGCCTTGATCCCGGAGCATAAAACCTTCGTTGAGGGCTTTTGTGGCGGGGCTCAGGTTTTTTTCCATAAAAAGAGATCGGAAACCGAGGTCATCAATGACGTGAACTCCGACCTCATATTCTCTTACCGCTTCATCAAGAACATGGCTCCGGAAGACTGGGAGTGGCTCAAAAAACAAAACTGGGTTATCTCAAGAGGCAGGGCGAGAAAAGTCTTTGAGATAAAGCCCAGAAACCCAAGGGAACGGTTCTACCGCTTCGCCTACCTCAACAAATCCACCTACTGGGGAAGGACGGACGTTTGGGAAGGCGTGCGGACCGGACCAAAAGGCGATGGCTATCACATTAAGCTCGTAGGTCGCCTTCCAGAAATTAAAGAAAGGCTCCAAGGAGTAAGGCTTCACTCCTTGGATTGGAAAGAAGCGATCAAGCAGTATGATTCAAAAGACACTTTCTTCTATCTTGACCCGCCTTATCCGCTTCACTGGCCCAAGGAAGGCGGCGGCCACGGGTCAAAGTTTTTCAAGGAAGAGGAAATGCTTCCAGTTCTTAAAAACATCAAAGGAAAATTCGTCTTGAGCTATGAGCTTGAAAAGGTGAGCATCTTCAAGGGCTTCAAGACCTACCGCGTCAAAACCTTATGGACCGGGATGCACCAGCTGGGCGTGCGCTCCAAGTATGAGCTGCTCGTTTCTAATTTTCCTCTTAAGCCAAACGATCTCTATGTCGAGAAATCCTTAGAGTCCATCAGGGTATTAACGTCAGGCGCGACGGTTGCTTTGTAATTTGGCTAAACAACGTTTTCTGGGGTCTTATTTTCTGACTCAGAGGGTTGAGAAGTATTTGCGAATGCGAGCTGCCATGAGCTGCCGTCGTTTAATGAGGAAGGCGGGATAGTCAGCCACGCCCATTTCATTGACACTATCCGGGATAGCGTGCATAGAAAAATTTTCTTTCAATTCGTCTGCATCTGCGATGTTGCCATATTTCTTCTTACCCCCGTTGCACTGCTCAAAAGCCTGCTTGAAATATACACTAGGCGGTTTGTCTCCGATGGCGATATTTATCTCGCTCTGTGCGACAGCGTAATTGGCGATCTGATTGTAGAGATTACGAGGAATACCTTCTTTCTTTAAGAAATTGCGGGGAACAACATGATGAACATCTGATTTCACCTCAATGAGTTCGCGGACCGTGATGTCACGAGAAAGGAAACCTTTGTCACCGAGTTTTACCTGCGCAGCCTGAAAGACGCGGAAGTATGGGCTGGTGGCCGCGGAGGTGTCCATCTCTTGCGGTAGGGTGACATTCCAGAAAGAATCGCTAAGTTCACCGGCGATTATTGAATCGTTATAGACTTCGATGCCCTGTGAATCAAGCTGGCGAATGTCATAGTCAATCTGCGATTCCGGCGAACCTGAGTAACGCCCGCGCAGCAGGGACATGACAAACCAGCGGCGAACACAGCGCTCGATGTTAGCTGGCGGATGCTTTTTTGCCCGAAGTGACAGATAGAGCATGTAGGCAAAATTTAGAGTAGTCTTGGAACTAAGTAGCGAGGCATCGACGAAACCTGCCGATCTGATGATGAGCAGAAAAGTTTTGAAGTCATGCTCGTTCATGAATCGCAAAACGGATGCCTTCAGACGTGTGAATGAGTCCTGGATGACAGCTTCTTCGTACTGTCTTGTCTCGAAATTACGGCCCGACAGAAGCGCGACAAGGTCTTGGAGCTTTCCGCGCCGGAATTCAGTGGTGAACGCGACTCGGAGCATGTCGGTATAGGCCGGATCGTAAATGTCGTCGTTCTCCTTCTTTAGCCATGACATCTGGCTAAAATATTCAGTCTTCGTAAAAGCGGGATCGTTTTTATCAATCTTGTCATAGAACTCTGGGGCAACGGCAAGATGGCAAAAGTAGTCAATCGCTTTGCGCAGCGCATTGCCGCCGTAGGTTTCATTCACGGCAATCTTGGACATGGCAAAGTCTGCCTGACTAAGCGGCGTTCCTTCGCTATTGACTCGAATGAAAATCTCAGTAACAGTCTCGATATCGAGGTCGTCGGCCAGATCAATCACCCCGACGTGATTGTTCACGATTTTACGAAGGCGTTCGATGGTGGAGAAGATGGCATCTGGGTCTACGCCAGGATTTGCTGACGCGTAATTTTTGGTGGCTTGTAAAAGTTTAACGCTTGGAGAGAAAAGGTCCGCAATATCGGCAATCCAGGCAACGTCTTTCTTTATCGCTGGGTTGGACACCTCAAAGCGTTCCTCGACTGGGTGGAAAGCTATGCGGATGCGAACCATCTCGTAATCCTTTGTGAGCACCTCTTCGCCCAACAGGGATGCCATAAGTGCGGTGATCCTCTGTTGGCCGTCAATCAGGATGCGTTTTCCAGAGGAGAGTGAGCCATCCTTCAGTTTCACGTTCGGATTACGCCACGCAATCAAATAGCCGACAGGATAACCACGATAAAGAGAGTCGAGGAGATCGCGTACTTGAGTGGCTTCCCATACAAAGGGGCGCTGAATTTCTGGTATGGCAATTTCTTTCGACTTGACCCAAGTTAGAAGTGTTTCAATAGAATGCGGCGTGACTGAGTAGCGTTGCGTGGACATAATCAGGAAACTCCTTTTAATATTAGCCCTAAATAAATGCGGGTTCAAGAACATAAAGCGTTTAAACGCTTTATGGACAACAGGGCCCAAGATGCGTTAAATATTAAACAGGATGACCCAGGTGGAGGAAGAGCGCGAACTTGATGCCAAAAAAGCCATGTGGAATTTGCTCGATCGGCTTATTGACAAGAAGGCCTATGGAACCATCGAAGCTTTTGTTCAAGAGGGTCAAGTCGTCAGAATCGAAAAAAAGGAATCCTTTTTACCAAAAGATTTTTGCCGCTTAACAGCGGAATAGCTTAAGCGCTATCGAAAAAATCGAGGCGTTATCAGCCTAAAAAGCTGGTAGCGCCTTTTTTGTTGAGCAAAGGAGTATGGAAACGAAAAACACGGCGGTTCTGGAGAAGGAAATTTCTTTTTCTTTTCCCCTGGATCTCGTCAAGCAGGTTGAAGAAAATGGCGAGTTCCATGTCGTAGGCTATGCCGCGACAACCGATTTCGATCTTCAGGGTGACGTCATCACCGAGGAGGCGCTTAAAGATTCGGCGGCTGACCTGCTTAAAAACTCCACCGTCCTTTTGAATCACGATTTGAAGCAGCCCATCGGCCGGGTTACCAAGGTTCAGTTCGACAAACGCGGCCTTTTGATCGATGCCCTCGTATCAAAGACTGAGCCGGAGATCATCCAGAAAATCAAAGAGGGCATCTTAAACAAGTTTTCCATTCGGGGTCAGGTGCTGGAGCGCGAGAGAAAGTTCATGCCGGAACTGGACCGCGTGGTCAACGTCATTAAGCGCATGTCGCTCGTTGAAGTTTCCCTCGTTTCCGTTCCCGCCAATCCCGAAGCCAGGGCCATCGGGTGGTACATGTCCAAGGCCCTGGAAGAATCCGATCAGAAAAGCGAAGGAGGTAATCCCATGCCAGGAGAAGAAGTTGTGGTAGAGGAGATTTCTAACAAGGAAGTGAGCACGCCTGCCGCGCCGCCAGTAAAGCCAGATGCGGTCGCGGTGAATAAACAAAACGAACCGCAGCCCAACGGATCCGTGCCAGCGGCCGCCAGCGCGGAACCCGTGAAACCGGAACCTGCCAAGCCGCCGGCTGTTGTAGCCCCGGCGGCCGCCCAGCCTGATAACAAAGGCTCTCTCTTGCCCCAAACGGTAACAGAGATCCAAAAGAGCCTGCACGCTGCGCTCAAAGAGGAATTAGGGCAGATGATTTCCGGGGAGGTTCAAAAGCAGGTTGAGGCAGCCTTGAAGAATTTTCCCACCTTGCGGAAGGGACTCATCCAACAGGAAACCGATCCGCAAGACGTTAAAAAGCAATTTGAAAGCCTGCCGCCGGACAAAAAACTCAGAACCGTTCTGGCGATGAATCAGGGCTGATAGGAAAAGGAGGCATTGAAATGACCGATCTAGAACAGCTCAAAAAAGCATTAGACATGGCCAGCGCAGGCGGAGCCCTGCAGCAGCCCTTG from Elusimicrobiota bacterium includes these protein-coding regions:
- the terL gene encoding phage terminase large subunit; the protein is MDKNQAEEENLTISDSDRRLWDLFVFAKRILSYDKITKLHMGWFKALLDSQFLLLLAPRGHLKSTVATTCYPLWRLTQDQNLRVLIVNETLDQARKFLGQIKDHILFNEIFRERYGAWDMAATKWTENSVVIPRTKILKEPSLACGGVLGNLVSLHNDLIILDDPVSNNNSLTPHMRDKLLGWFTNVILPALEPDGQLILVGTRWQAQDLYGHILESPGFSHWAKIVQSAEWRDEEGSRCLLFPERFTPEKLDQLKGAMGTASYYCQMLNDVSGQEGSDFKIEWLRAGRYVERPKDANIYIGVDLAAGSDESHSKFAYAVIAIPKGEKDAYVLDAQKMSIKFPEQVKTIKMLHRVHKPTIMGIEANAYQQSMLQVLRVDEETARLNIKGITTQGDKQRRIRGLAVLFENGAIRLPNDLTDLETELLHFPKGNDDLLDALWLALEAFHEQKTEPKIYFVDDLA
- a CDS encoding phage portal protein, giving the protein MGLREKIIKALLGSVIQEEIKKSSKQIVSHVPGISLSEGVLPDIDFEIFNQMYEQTSWVRAVVSVICKAVTARGYAILPAKPNADSKNAEILQEFFANCNPNDTLVEILDDLARDVYVFGNAFLEVVYGPNGKPREMWSLDATNMRVKADDHGAIMGYLQIPRFATSRSQSGKVEFAPKEVIHFKLGTKGATLYGLSPLASLILPITVDKYAQVYNRAFFVNGAKIRGAIIMKDATPEQVERNQEYMKARAQNPDLSHSDLVLEGDIEFKQISTNQKDMEFLELREFTRNEILAVYGVPPGKVSIIETGNIGAGTGEHQTQTFYEETILPFQMRVAEKITKHVIRQGFGITDWAFQFNKRSIDEKDQAEIFNIYLQNGVFSPEEVRRLVAPRMPEMQKSLNDDGAHEIEKAKLKPSETIVNATKDVVAIENRFAAALERFFRDTKAALAARIGQLRPRSILPKLSSISLPIKDVDIPYRDMILRSADFPEEAKQLDELEVLLELIDKGRIARLLEKFSLEAAQKGLKLSARRASLEDVEELTQALEESLKNNAAALAGHVSEALKAGLRQSLIEGIAASDTIPQLMRRIESQMDSVATVSAGCPGQCFKGRTHTFDGAINGCGDYRPHRGQPSLQRRQSRRFEASRG
- a CDS encoding DNA adenine methylase; the protein is MNAIETLKINLAEHGNLFQVDSLDKLSDQELLSMDFILYRVWEFKRKGHGVFLDGEDWDFEDMVASHAHVRQEMNKRALRHLIQDELDDQTQPLIREATEKQEGRTGTIVQTIILDKKVFSTEAEAKHWAEDHGFRTDKVDETENSFRFRQSDPDDFDPDGFGQGERFRTIHLTDGVQAVIGFLNEKSADAVGEGVEDLDVAFFNPFHDDQGRFSSGSGGGSGGSAHGGAKGGEVSELRIESGKISGKPRINPREIASIVKKQTSVIPKTYLQGIKKVEASDTEIEVFRELGMKREAERMKNRVLGTYNKKTREIWMNPFASAKGHLVAKTVTHEVGHHVWNRFLSPSQQNAWIGVSRAKERRVTRYARTSPQEHFSESFAFYYSGRSTRQFLAATNPSASKFFEKHGKPFIKFLVDTEISKSEFTLPEELEILVVDETLPGRPDAIETIAQNAADFIDEFIADLAWRGEAMIETSEEFERLKSELSKQLKKALGAISEESANSSDRSSIIFEDKTADDVDKGVRQAFGSYGGKRFLAHRIASYIPHHRTYVEPFAGGAAVLYAKDPSPQEVLNDRDPEIAFMHRFIRNHSAEDRAALARRDWVIRKETHERLKEMKPDSDRDRFYKSFYLTRSSYGKQRGGSFNPANAGVRIDFPANIERAQARLKNVAVSNKDYREILKEHDSPETFFYMDPPYPGKFNLFDFGFKEEEFLKAVKGLKAHWIISYPVENAEVFKGFNVYRVKRRNQMKGPGGNQEWVTELLVSNFPLKPLHLYIEKELDPTPEGLEAEAPELLPQIEQEPELEKVQAAFKSPGGKYRLYKKIIALIPEHKTFVEGFCGGAQVFFHKKRSETEVINDVNSDLIFSYRFIKNMAPEDWEWLKKQNWVISRGRARKVFEIKPRNPRERFYRFAYLNKSTYWGRTDVWEGVRTGPKGDGYHIKLVGRLPEIKERLQGVRLHSLDWKEAIKQYDSKDTFFYLDPPYPLHWPKEGGGHGSKFFKEEEMLPVLKNIKGKFVLSYELEKVSIFKGFKTYRVKTLWTGMHQLGVRSKYELLVSNFPLKPNDLYVEKSLESIRVLTSGATVAL
- a CDS encoding DUF262 domain-containing protein — its product is MSTQRYSVTPHSIETLLTWVKSKEIAIPEIQRPFVWEATQVRDLLDSLYRGYPVGYLIAWRNPNVKLKDGSLSSGKRILIDGQQRITALMASLLGEEVLTKDYEMVRIRIAFHPVEERFEVSNPAIKKDVAWIADIADLFSPSVKLLQATKNYASANPGVDPDAIFSTIERLRKIVNNHVGVIDLADDLDIETVTEIFIRVNSEGTPLSQADFAMSKIAVNETYGGNALRKAIDYFCHLAVAPEFYDKIDKNDPAFTKTEYFSQMSWLKKENDDIYDPAYTDMLRVAFTTEFRRGKLQDLVALLSGRNFETRQYEEAVIQDSFTRLKASVLRFMNEHDFKTFLLIIRSAGFVDASLLSSKTTLNFAYMLYLSLRAKKHPPANIERCVRRWFVMSLLRGRYSGSPESQIDYDIRQLDSQGIEVYNDSIIAGELSDSFWNVTLPQEMDTSAATSPYFRVFQAAQVKLGDKGFLSRDITVRELIEVKSDVHHVVPRNFLKKEGIPRNLYNQIANYAVAQSEINIAIGDKPPSVYFKQAFEQCNGGKKKYGNIADADELKENFSMHAIPDSVNEMGVADYPAFLIKRRQLMAARIRKYFSTL
- a CDS encoding DUF2292 domain-containing protein; amino-acid sequence: MTQVEEERELDAKKAMWNLLDRLIDKKAYGTIEAFVQEGQVVRIEKKESFLPKDFCRLTAE
- a CDS encoding HK97 family phage prohead protease; translation: METKNTAVLEKEISFSFPLDLVKQVEENGEFHVVGYAATTDFDLQGDVITEEALKDSAADLLKNSTVLLNHDLKQPIGRVTKVQFDKRGLLIDALVSKTEPEIIQKIKEGILNKFSIRGQVLERERKFMPELDRVVNVIKRMSLVEVSLVSVPANPEARAIGWYMSKALEESDQKSEGGNPMPGEEVVVEEISNKEVSTPAAPPVKPDAVAVNKQNEPQPNGSVPAAASAEPVKPEPAKPPAVVAPAAAQPDNKGSLLPQTVTEIQKSLHAALKEELGQMISGEVQKQVEAALKNFPTLRKGLIQQETDPQDVKKQFESLPPDKKLRTVLAMNQG